Sequence from the Marinilabiliales bacterium genome:
GCAATACGACCGGCACAGCGTCAATATTCAGGTCAGCCCTTTCAGATGGGAATGGTGGCGGGAATCTGAAATTAATTCCCGTGACTGAAATTGAAAACAGTATAATCAACTGCATCGAATACGGAGAACCACATAACAGCATCTACATAGGAACTGCAGACGGACTCTTTTCATATTCCTTTGCTGAAAACGAACTGACACCCCTGCCCATTCTCCAGGGTAAAAATATCAGGGAGATCAGGTACGCAAGCAACAACACCATCTACATAACCGACCGGTCGCCTGATCTGCACTATTTTGACCTTCATACCGGCAGGAAGGGAAGTTTAAGTCACAACCCCTATCTCCGGGGAAACCAGCCATATGATCTGATAAGTTCCCTTTATGAAGATTTTTCGGGTAACCTATGGATTGGCCACAGTGAATCGGGAATAAGCATACTTAACCTGTACCGCAAGAATTTCCGCGCTTACAGGCATGATCCTTTCGACAACAGCTCTCTCAGGCAAGGTAATGTAACAGCTATCTCAGGTACCGAAAAAGAGATCTTTATCGGTTTACGTAACGGTGGACTTAACTATGCATACAGGAACCCCGGCAATCAATATTCCTGGGAGTTCCGGGCAGTACCCATGGCGTCAGACGGAGGGCCGGTAGAGTTTGCACACAGTGTATGGGACATTGAAAAGATCTCCGAATCACTTTTCCTTGTCGGTTCAGATGCCGGACTTCTAAAGCTCAGCAGAAAACCGTCCGGATGGATGCTTGAACGGTTCAGCCAGGATACCATCCTGAACCTGCCGGTTAAAAGAGTACTTGCAGATGACAATAATAATATATGGTGTGCAGTAAGCGGTAACGGACTTGTTCTAATACCTGACCAGCGGGGTAACATCCCGGAAAGATTTTTCAGGTACGCATCGGACCCGTCAGATAATGAGACCCTTTCCGACAACAATGTCACTTTCATGCTTATAGACAGCCGTGGCAGATTCTGGGCAGGCACATCCAACGGCATTAACCTGCTGAAAAGTACGTATACAGAAGTAGATCTTTCAGGGAAACGCAAACCGCGCCTTGCATTTAAAAGATTCGTGGCTGAAACCAAAAGCGATGACTTCCTGAATAATAACGAAATTAACTTCATATACGAAAATTTTGACGGAAATATTTGGTTTGCCACTCATGGGGGCGGCATAAACATATATTATCCCGGCACTGACAGTTTCAGCCACCTTACGTCAGAAGACGGACTCCCCGGCAACTTCGTCACGGCAATAATGCCCGACGAAATGGGGAAGCTGTGGATCAGTACAACAAGTGGTATTGTTACCTGCAACCAGCACACCGGTGAACTGGCATTCAATTATTATACCAGGAACGACGGGCTGCAAAGTGACAGGTTCATTGCCAGTTCATTTTTCAGGGCCGGCGACGGGGAATTGTATTTCGGCGGAGAAGGGGGTTTCACAAGGTTTTATCCCCAGCATATCATACCGAATGAGATTGAGCCCAGACTGGTATTTACAGAGCTTGCATTCGACAATATAACGGCAGCGATAGGCGAAACCGTGCTCGGAAGGCAGATGCTTGACAGGCACATAAACAAAACCGAAAAGATAACTCTGCCTTCAAGGCACAGAACATTCAATATTGGTGTGGCTGCAATTCACTTTCAGGACCCGCAAAGGAACAAGATAAGATACAAACTGGAGGGCTATGATAATGAATGGAGGGTCATCCCGGCTTACTACAGGGCCATCTATTACTCCAACCTGCCCCCGGGGAATTACTCGTTGCGTGTAACGGCTGTCAACTCCAACAATATATCATCGGGAAAAGAGAGGCTGCTTGACATCGAGGTGCTTAAGCCCTGGTACCTTATGTGGTATACGGTTCTGGCAATTCTTGTTCTTGGCGTTCTTCTTTCAGGGGGCATCATTTTCGTAATATTCAGCCGCCAGAGGATGCTGTACGAAAAGAGGATTGACAAACTGACCATCGAGAACGCCGAGAGTAAAATGATCTTCCTCACCAATATAGCACACGGTATCAAGACACCCCTCAGCCTTGTGATAGCGCCGGTTGATGACCTTTTAAGTAACTGCACTGACCTGGCCCCTCAATGGAAAAAACAACTGTATCTTGTCCGGCGCAACGCAAATTACCTGGATAACCTGATCAACCAGATGCTGGACCACAAAAAAGCATCTTCAGGTAAATTAACCCTGACCGTTCAGGATACCGATATTGTAAGTCTCATCAGGGAAGTCGCATTGAACTTCAACAGTTTTGAAACCATCAGGGGGATAAGAATTAACCTTAACAGCCCATATGACTCTCTCATTATTGGAATTGACCGGCAGAAAATTGAAGAAACCTTATACAATATCCTGTCCAATGCCTTTAAGAACACCCCTGATAACCGCAACATCTATATAAGTCTGGAAGTAAATGGTCCCAGTGGTTCAGAGAGTGGCAAACCAGGGAATGTTAAAATCACAATACTTAACGAAGGGAACCCAATAGATAAAAAATATCTTGACAGAATATTTGACAGGTTCTACAAGATAAACAGCAATACTGAGGGGACGGGTATCGGGCTATCCTTTGCCAGGGCACTGGTGGAACTTCATGGCGGAAACATCAAGGTTGAGACGGTTCCCGGAATAGGCACGGCATTTCATGTGGTATTGCCCTGCCCATGCAATGAAGAGAGCAATGCCGGGCACCTGGGTAAAGGTATCAACGGTTGCCGGCCCGGGCAACTCCCGGAACAGATCGATTCAGATGAACTGATCCGGCAGGTTGATAAGGGTGGCCCGTTCCGGATACTGATTGTTGAGGATAATGATGAACTGAGAATGTTCCTGAAGAAAGCGCTCTCCAGATACTATGAGTGCTATGAAGCTTCCGGCGGAACTGAGGGATGGCACCTTGCAAATAAGTTAATTCCCGATCTGATCATCTCCGATATTGTAATGCCCGGTAAAAACGGATTCGATCTGTGCAGGGAGATCAAAATCAATACAAGGACATGCCACATTCCGGTCATTCTGCTGACTGCCAAAAACATGCAGGAACAGATCATAGCGGGGTACGAAGCGGGCGCCGATGAATATGTTACAAAACCGTTTGACCTTGAAGTTATAAGGTCCCAGGTATCAAGACTGATCAGGAACAGGGAGCTGATCAGGGAGAAATACATCAGTGAAAACTTCATGGTCGAGGTCTCCGGATCGGGGCTTTCAAAAGACGATGAATTCTTCAGGAATTTTATGGACATCCTTAAAAAGAATATTTCTGATCCTGAACTTAATGTCAGGATAATGTCGGAAAGCCTTAACATCAGTCCGACACAGTTCTACCGCAAAATAAAGGCATTAACCGGTTATTCGCCCGTTGAGTTCATCAAGATAGTCAGGCTTCAAAGGTCGTACGAGCTTCTTATTGAAAGAAGAACCTCCGTTAAAGAGGTGTGCTACCTTTCAGGGTTCAACAACATATCTTATTTCATTAAATGTTTCAGAAAGCAGTTTGGAGTCACCCCTGCCCAGTTAAGGGATAACGGTGCAATAGCTTCCGGTAGGGCAGGAGCAAAAGAGGCAACTTCAGGATAAAGAACGGACCGGGCAAATCCGGACAGGTAACACAAAACATACAATTATAACAAAATATCACCGGGTCTCCCGGATACAGGCCTGGCATAATGTGTGTTAGCTGGCAATTATATAATGCATAATATATTGTATTGTTTTTTTTTCTAATATTGTACCCTAAAAACTGGTAAATTTTACCTTAAATAAGTTTTAACCAATGGCAAATACAATAAAAACAGTATTTATCACCGTGCTCTTCTGCATCGGACTGATCGGGTGCGAAGAAGGCTTATTGCCCAGGACTGACAAATATGACCGGCCCGACTGGCTTGCCGGGAAATTGTACACCCAGATAAAATCCAGCGAGGATCTTTCTACCTTCGCAAGATGTATCGAGTTGACCGGATACGATACCCTGCTTGATGTCTCGGGCACCTATACGGTCTTTGCTCCAAGTGACCAGGCCTTTGCGCAGTGGTTCCAAAGTCATCCGGAGTACAGCAGTCCCGAGGATGTACCAAAACCTGTGCTGGATGAGCTGGTAAGATACCACATAATCCAGAACCCCTGGAGCAGGGCCCAGCTCATGTCTCTCGATGTCTTCGGGTGGATAGACACCCTTGACCGTAACAACGACAAACCCAGGGGGTTCAAGCGGCAAACCCTTCTGCGGAGAGACGATATGGTGGTAGGGGTCAGGAGGACCGGCAACAGGTTCGCTATCATTGACCCCGGATCAACCAGCTGGCACAGAAGGGTGATCAGCTCCAGGAAACTTGCCCCCATATTCTTCAAGGGGTATTTCGACATCTACGACCTCAGCACCAGCGATTATGAATTCTATTTCGACAGGTCGTTCGAGTCTGCTGACGACATCTATTTTGCCGGCGGAAGGGTTGTTGGTGAGGAGATGTTCGCCGAAAACGGCTTTGTATATACCATCGACCGCGTGGTGGAGCCTCTCAACAATGCATACGAAATGCTGAAATCAGGTAACCAGGGCAATGAATATTCCGCGTTCCTTGATTTCATCAACCAGTTTGCCGGCTTCACATACAATCAGCAGGAGACGATGCGACAGCCGGGTGCGGATCTGGGACTACAGGTGGATTCGCTTTTCAACCTTTCTTACCCCGACCTCGCGATCAACATTTCCAATGAAAGGACACAGGCTCC
This genomic interval carries:
- a CDS encoding hybrid sensor histidine kinase/response regulator, which gives rise to MSRSTHRLGTYIVPVILFILLTGFSASRPEFRYLATEDGLDDGRINSIVQDHYGIMWFATQTGLVSYDGYNFRSFRPVLGNPYSLPGKTITALFVDSENDLWVVAGSNLSRYIQSSDSFITIDFGDQPGNGTMISGLAQSGDNILIHRQDGFYLIPFKNKDEKGFIPERTGIYINNEPYEGNIDQIYSFNRTLYITSNCNTTGTASIFRSALSDGNGGGNLKLIPVTEIENSIINCIEYGEPHNSIYIGTADGLFSYSFAENELTPLPILQGKNIREIRYASNNTIYITDRSPDLHYFDLHTGRKGSLSHNPYLRGNQPYDLISSLYEDFSGNLWIGHSESGISILNLYRKNFRAYRHDPFDNSSLRQGNVTAISGTEKEIFIGLRNGGLNYAYRNPGNQYSWEFRAVPMASDGGPVEFAHSVWDIEKISESLFLVGSDAGLLKLSRKPSGWMLERFSQDTILNLPVKRVLADDNNNIWCAVSGNGLVLIPDQRGNIPERFFRYASDPSDNETLSDNNVTFMLIDSRGRFWAGTSNGINLLKSTYTEVDLSGKRKPRLAFKRFVAETKSDDFLNNNEINFIYENFDGNIWFATHGGGINIYYPGTDSFSHLTSEDGLPGNFVTAIMPDEMGKLWISTTSGIVTCNQHTGELAFNYYTRNDGLQSDRFIASSFFRAGDGELYFGGEGGFTRFYPQHIIPNEIEPRLVFTELAFDNITAAIGETVLGRQMLDRHINKTEKITLPSRHRTFNIGVAAIHFQDPQRNKIRYKLEGYDNEWRVIPAYYRAIYYSNLPPGNYSLRVTAVNSNNISSGKERLLDIEVLKPWYLMWYTVLAILVLGVLLSGGIIFVIFSRQRMLYEKRIDKLTIENAESKMIFLTNIAHGIKTPLSLVIAPVDDLLSNCTDLAPQWKKQLYLVRRNANYLDNLINQMLDHKKASSGKLTLTVQDTDIVSLIREVALNFNSFETIRGIRINLNSPYDSLIIGIDRQKIEETLYNILSNAFKNTPDNRNIYISLEVNGPSGSESGKPGNVKITILNEGNPIDKKYLDRIFDRFYKINSNTEGTGIGLSFARALVELHGGNIKVETVPGIGTAFHVVLPCPCNEESNAGHLGKGINGCRPGQLPEQIDSDELIRQVDKGGPFRILIVEDNDELRMFLKKALSRYYECYEASGGTEGWHLANKLIPDLIISDIVMPGKNGFDLCREIKINTRTCHIPVILLTAKNMQEQIIAGYEAGADEYVTKPFDLEVIRSQVSRLIRNRELIREKYISENFMVEVSGSGLSKDDEFFRNFMDILKKNISDPELNVRIMSESLNISPTQFYRKIKALTGYSPVEFIKIVRLQRSYELLIERRTSVKEVCYLSGFNNISYFIKCFRKQFGVTPAQLRDNGAIASGRAGAKEATSG